In Symmachiella dynata, the following are encoded in one genomic region:
- the uvrA gene encoding excinuclease ABC subunit UvrA has product MSANPPPSDAIHVRGARVHNLQNVDVDIPHEKLVVFTGVSGSGKSSLVFDTLFAEGRRRYLESLSTYSRQFLNQLERPDVDLLEGLPPTLSVEQSVGSVQPRSTVGTTTEIYDYLRLLYARAGRAHCYQCGKPVEQQSPQAIIDAILGFEDRTKVMLLAPLVKGRKGAHKKVFEQIFREGFVRARVDGELVDVADPPDLQKTRTHKIDVVVDRIVIKEGIAPRLSESVDLALRHGEETCIVLRQVDGEWQEQRFGTRFACATCGISFDELEPRTFSFNSPYGACPKCEGMGHLIPESAGKNDEVEPMLCDACGGSRLAPIAHSVTVDGVAIHELTAQPISQVYEFIVRLLESLRDSSTSIFTTEAARLAAGGVLDDVESRLRFLMQVGLEYLALDRPTKTLSGGEYQRARLAACLGSGLTGVCYILDEPTIGLHPRDVGRLLESLEELQEQGNSVLVVEHDPEVMARADYMVDVGPGAGQHGGRIIAAGTPQQVAEADTPTGEYLSGRRDTEPTPQRRAAHPETGIVLRDVDTHNLKQVTLELPLQVLTCITGVSGAGKSSLVIDALLPAMRRKLAQQRTRSQTTTNGEADITGVEQIVRLVQVDQSPIGKTGRSNPATYSGIWNEVRKVFAKTREARIRGYKAGRFSFNSKSGCCETCRGQGVTRIAMNFLPDMYVTCSACNGARFNPQTLEIQFRDRSVADVLAMSIAEAALFFENVPKLQKQLTTFVDVGLGYLGLGQSALTLSGGEAQRVKLASELSPTSHGESTLFVLDEPTTGLHPADVEQLLRVLHRLVDSGHTVVVVEHDLDMIRAADWVIDMGPDGGEQGGAIVATGTPEEILKHPSSHTAAALRRLIAQP; this is encoded by the coding sequence ATGTCCGCGAATCCCCCGCCGAGCGATGCGATCCATGTTCGAGGTGCGCGGGTCCACAATCTGCAAAACGTCGATGTCGATATCCCCCACGAGAAACTGGTGGTCTTCACCGGCGTCAGCGGCAGCGGCAAAAGTTCACTCGTGTTCGATACCTTGTTTGCCGAAGGACGACGACGGTATCTGGAAAGCCTGTCGACCTACAGCCGGCAATTTTTAAATCAGCTCGAACGGCCCGACGTGGATTTGCTGGAGGGATTGCCGCCGACATTGAGCGTCGAGCAGAGCGTCGGCTCAGTCCAACCCCGCAGTACCGTGGGAACAACGACCGAAATCTACGATTATCTGCGGCTGCTGTACGCGCGGGCGGGGCGCGCGCACTGTTATCAATGCGGTAAACCGGTTGAGCAACAATCCCCCCAAGCGATCATCGATGCCATCCTGGGTTTCGAGGACCGAACCAAGGTCATGCTGCTCGCGCCGCTCGTGAAAGGTCGCAAAGGCGCGCACAAAAAAGTCTTTGAGCAGATATTCCGCGAAGGATTCGTCCGCGCCCGCGTCGATGGGGAGTTGGTCGACGTGGCGGATCCACCCGATTTGCAGAAAACCCGTACACACAAAATCGATGTCGTCGTCGACCGCATCGTGATCAAAGAGGGGATTGCTCCACGGCTGAGCGAATCGGTCGACCTGGCGCTGCGGCACGGGGAAGAGACCTGCATTGTTTTGCGACAAGTCGATGGGGAATGGCAAGAACAGCGTTTCGGCACCCGCTTCGCCTGTGCGACTTGCGGCATTAGCTTTGACGAATTGGAGCCGCGGACATTCAGCTTCAACTCCCCATACGGAGCCTGCCCCAAATGCGAAGGGATGGGACATCTGATTCCCGAGTCCGCCGGCAAGAACGACGAAGTCGAACCAATGCTTTGCGATGCTTGTGGCGGCAGTCGCTTGGCACCGATCGCGCATTCAGTGACGGTTGATGGCGTAGCGATTCATGAATTGACGGCTCAGCCGATTTCGCAGGTCTATGAATTCATCGTGCGTTTGCTGGAATCATTACGCGATTCCTCCACTAGCATCTTCACTACCGAAGCAGCCCGACTCGCGGCGGGCGGAGTGCTGGACGACGTGGAATCGCGATTACGGTTTTTAATGCAGGTCGGATTGGAATACTTGGCACTGGACCGCCCTACCAAAACGCTGTCAGGCGGCGAATACCAACGCGCTCGCCTAGCCGCTTGCCTGGGGTCAGGGTTAACGGGGGTCTGTTATATCCTCGACGAACCGACCATCGGCTTGCACCCTCGCGATGTGGGGCGGTTGTTGGAGTCGTTGGAAGAACTCCAAGAGCAAGGGAACAGTGTCCTCGTGGTCGAGCACGATCCGGAGGTGATGGCCCGCGCCGACTACATGGTCGACGTCGGTCCCGGAGCGGGACAGCATGGAGGACGAATCATCGCCGCAGGGACGCCGCAACAAGTCGCTGAGGCTGACACACCCACCGGGGAATACCTCAGCGGGCGCCGCGATACAGAGCCAACACCGCAACGGCGCGCCGCTCATCCAGAAACGGGCATTGTGTTACGCGATGTCGACACTCATAACCTAAAGCAAGTGACGTTGGAACTGCCGCTACAGGTTCTGACATGCATCACCGGTGTCAGCGGCGCGGGTAAGAGTTCACTGGTGATCGATGCGCTCCTTCCGGCAATGCGGCGAAAATTGGCACAGCAGCGAACTCGTAGCCAAACGACAACCAACGGCGAGGCAGACATTACGGGAGTCGAGCAGATCGTGCGGTTGGTTCAAGTCGATCAATCCCCCATCGGCAAGACGGGCCGCAGCAATCCAGCGACCTACTCCGGCATTTGGAATGAAGTTCGCAAAGTCTTTGCCAAAACTCGCGAAGCTCGCATCCGGGGATACAAGGCGGGCCGCTTCAGTTTCAACAGCAAGTCGGGGTGCTGTGAGACGTGCCGTGGACAAGGCGTGACGCGCATCGCCATGAATTTTTTGCCGGACATGTATGTGACCTGCAGCGCCTGCAACGGCGCGCGTTTTAATCCGCAAACGCTGGAGATCCAATTTCGCGACCGCAGCGTGGCCGATGTGCTAGCGATGAGCATTGCCGAGGCGGCTCTGTTTTTTGAAAACGTCCCCAAGCTCCAAAAACAATTGACGACGTTTGTCGACGTCGGATTGGGCTACCTGGGGCTGGGTCAATCGGCGCTCACACTCTCCGGGGGTGAAGCACAACGGGTTAAATTGGCCAGCGAACTCTCACCGACATCCCATGGCGAATCCACGCTGTTCGTATTGGACGAACCGACCACTGGACTCCACCCGGCCGACGTCGAGCAACTGCTGAGAGTCCTGCACCGCCTAGTCGATTCAGGGCATACCGTCGTCGTCGTCGAACATGACCTCGACATGATCCGCGCAGCTGATTGGGTGATCGACATGGGCCCCGACGGCGGCGAGCAGGGAGGCGCGATCGTGGCAACTGGAACACCGGAGGAGATCCTCAAGCACCCCAGCAGTCACACCGCCGCCGCCTTGCGCAGGCTCATTGCCCAACCGTGA
- a CDS encoding beta strand repeat-containing protein has translation MLFTPWLEAVRTRLVIQRYKRREKSRRMRRFRNMSNPIEVLEDRTLMTVNFAISGDTSVTEDTTDGDSNEVDYTISYTGTIDVGETASVDVSHLLDETDAADYSTNVVSAITTAAGNHTDVSFDGTTLTFEGIGASSADVNAYAGSATQDSSGDEAWANLSNATGDTSSTFTVVEPNRNDLSHTLRLTDFGFSIPTGATIDGITAVLKTTGSDGPDNESTSVKITKNGTSSAGTGTIASGSWSGGTLTVGSDTNLWGTNWTAAEINASTFGLLIQVEGDSNGDEFNVYTANLKIDYTTGGSPTTSLNFTVVVNDDSVVESDEDFSVTLSNAAASGSGSAAITTASAETTIVNSDVEFAISATATTVTEDSTDGDGNAITYTIGYTGTLEDGAVASVDVSHVLNESDLADYETDVIAAINSAKLSATGVAFDGTTLTFSGGAGNDVSLDFTVVVADDIEAEDDEAFGVTLSNAAVSGSGTATIGTASANATIVNHEVIVGDVAFSLTGGALVTEETTDGDSNQVTYTISYDGVLEENESASVDVSHVLNETLSADYTTNVVEALTTAAANVADVSFDGTTLTFLGPQVSSTTGSGYAGSAAVGTTADDAWSDIGNAEGNTSGTAATVDTGGGDYSDELLLTDFDLNIPTGATIDGIKVTLITGGDNPNNASSAIKIIKNGTTATGTAPTPTGTWSSGSVVLGDATALWGTTWTAAELNTSDFGLIVQLRDGDFELYSAHIEVAYTSSNAGSESKSLDFTVEVNDDAAAEEEEAYSVTLSNAVTTGSGAASIETATAATTIVNNDVEFAISASALKVTEDPTDGDGNSITYTVGYTGALATGETASIDVAHLLGHTDVADYDTTVAAALATAVSGATGISLSGTTLTFSGGTGNDTSLDFTVVIDNDADPEPDKEYSVAIHNAEVSGSGSAKISEILVTSTIINDDVELDDGVQIIGGGELPATNPATGDVDPTSIEVNLLPQEQSEHTVTLSFDDEYAPTADVVFIVDESGSMDKEHDWIGDMVTSLDASLNANGVTGNRYALVGYLEEGTLFSMTSEPVIVTIYSPDGIQLESQQLAIDSTTGLVEGSFTLPASGDYTIVVDHAGSTSSYDYSFVLEDASSVGGSAALVLDELTAGQIQNDSETHEYTFSLSGSDTLYFESLTTDTDLRWSLTGPSGAVVTDRDFDAGGLKIDGESGSYTLTVDGPTEATGTYAFRLLDLSGSSITAGTQINGTLDPATDSLVYELSATAGDRYYFNSQSSSLPAGAQWRLIDPSGTELFSQSLSEDHDPLTTSSTGTYYLVVDGDVADTASTRAFSFTVESLGATLSTALSFGTGYSGSISKVGEADEYTLTLTGDELLAFDSQTDDGDLAWTLSEATAGTVIADVPLDASDLVLRLGTGTYTLSIDPPGDATRAYDFQILDLASATSLTVDSTESGNLNPASSSAAYKFTAAAGDKYSFDAISWAGSAAAQWRLIDPFGNELFSAAIGDDVPTLHVHAAGDYTLLLEGAIDDATSNPAFSFEVVDEGSDTSDPAPLALNQVVSGEISASLEEDEYTFTLGSAALVSFDSLTGRDDMYWSLADGGGTIVNSRALDASDASGVSNANAVLSLSAGTYTLTIDADSGITGDYAFAVLDLSSATTITAGSDVTGALAASHRTAVYEFTAGAGDQFGFQSGNWVRVQGCSN, from the coding sequence ATGTTGTTTACTCCGTGGTTGGAAGCTGTACGGACGCGGTTGGTGATCCAGCGATATAAACGGCGAGAGAAATCGCGGCGGATGCGGCGGTTTCGTAACATGTCCAATCCTATCGAGGTGTTAGAAGACCGCACGTTGATGACGGTCAATTTTGCTATCTCCGGGGACACGTCGGTCACTGAGGATACGACAGACGGCGATAGCAACGAGGTGGACTATACGATCAGCTATACCGGCACGATCGATGTGGGTGAGACGGCTAGCGTGGATGTCAGCCACCTGCTCGATGAAACCGATGCGGCGGATTACTCGACAAATGTGGTCAGCGCCATCACGACCGCAGCGGGCAATCACACCGATGTCAGTTTCGACGGCACGACGCTCACGTTCGAGGGAATCGGGGCGAGTTCTGCTGACGTTAATGCCTATGCCGGGTCGGCGACTCAGGATTCCAGCGGAGACGAGGCTTGGGCCAACCTCAGCAATGCCACGGGCGATACGTCGTCGACGTTTACGGTCGTCGAACCGAACCGCAATGATTTGTCGCACACCTTGCGCCTGACAGACTTCGGATTCAGTATCCCGACCGGCGCGACGATTGACGGCATCACCGCTGTGCTCAAGACGACCGGTTCCGATGGTCCGGACAATGAGAGCACATCGGTCAAGATCACCAAGAACGGCACCTCGTCCGCCGGGACCGGCACGATCGCATCAGGGAGTTGGTCGGGCGGGACGCTGACCGTCGGCAGCGACACGAATCTATGGGGCACAAATTGGACAGCGGCAGAGATTAACGCCTCCACCTTTGGTTTGCTGATTCAGGTCGAGGGGGATAGCAACGGCGACGAATTCAATGTCTACACCGCCAACCTCAAGATCGATTACACGACCGGCGGTTCCCCGACCACTAGTTTGAACTTCACGGTCGTTGTGAATGACGATTCTGTTGTCGAAAGTGATGAAGACTTCAGCGTCACGCTCAGCAACGCCGCTGCCAGCGGTTCTGGGAGCGCCGCAATCACTACAGCGTCGGCCGAAACGACGATCGTCAATAGCGATGTTGAGTTTGCGATCAGTGCGACGGCCACAACGGTCACCGAGGATTCCACAGATGGTGATGGGAACGCGATTACCTACACGATTGGTTATACCGGCACGTTGGAGGATGGAGCCGTAGCCAGTGTGGATGTCAGCCACGTGTTGAACGAATCTGACTTAGCCGACTATGAAACCGACGTGATCGCGGCAATCAATAGCGCCAAGTTATCGGCAACCGGTGTGGCGTTTGACGGTACGACGCTGACGTTTAGTGGCGGCGCCGGAAACGATGTCAGCCTGGACTTCACCGTCGTCGTTGCAGACGACATCGAGGCGGAGGATGACGAAGCATTTGGCGTGACTTTGAGCAACGCCGCTGTGAGTGGTTCGGGGACGGCAACAATCGGAACTGCTTCTGCGAATGCCACGATCGTCAATCACGAAGTGATCGTCGGAGATGTGGCGTTTTCGCTGACCGGGGGCGCATTAGTCACCGAGGAAACGACAGACGGCGACAGCAATCAAGTGACGTATACGATCAGTTACGACGGCGTGCTCGAAGAGAATGAATCGGCCAGCGTGGACGTCAGCCATGTGCTGAACGAGACTTTGTCGGCCGACTATACGACGAACGTCGTGGAGGCGCTGACCACCGCGGCCGCTAACGTTGCCGATGTTAGCTTTGACGGTACGACGCTTACGTTTCTGGGGCCGCAGGTCAGTTCGACCACCGGCTCCGGCTATGCCGGAAGTGCCGCTGTGGGGACCACTGCCGACGATGCGTGGAGTGACATCGGCAACGCCGAGGGGAACACATCAGGCACAGCTGCCACCGTCGATACCGGCGGGGGCGACTATAGTGACGAGCTGCTGTTGACGGACTTTGATTTGAACATCCCCACTGGGGCGACGATTGACGGCATCAAAGTGACCTTGATCACCGGTGGCGACAATCCCAATAACGCCAGTTCCGCCATTAAAATCATCAAGAACGGTACCACCGCGACCGGTACGGCACCTACACCGACGGGCACCTGGTCGAGCGGTTCGGTGGTACTGGGAGATGCCACCGCGTTGTGGGGGACGACCTGGACGGCCGCTGAGCTCAATACATCGGATTTCGGGCTGATCGTGCAATTGCGGGACGGTGATTTTGAGCTCTACTCGGCACATATTGAGGTCGCCTACACCAGTAGCAATGCCGGTTCGGAGTCGAAGAGCCTCGATTTTACGGTCGAGGTTAATGACGATGCGGCTGCGGAAGAGGAAGAAGCGTATAGCGTCACATTGAGCAATGCCGTGACGACCGGTTCAGGGGCCGCTTCGATCGAGACGGCAACGGCTGCCACAACTATCGTTAACAACGACGTGGAATTTGCGATCAGCGCTTCGGCGCTGAAGGTCACTGAGGATCCCACGGACGGCGACGGCAACTCGATCACCTACACGGTCGGCTATACCGGTGCCTTGGCAACCGGCGAAACGGCCAGTATCGATGTGGCCCACCTCCTGGGACACACCGACGTGGCCGATTACGACACGACGGTGGCTGCGGCGCTGGCGACGGCGGTCAGCGGTGCAACGGGCATTTCTCTTTCTGGGACGACATTAACATTCAGCGGCGGGACGGGGAACGACACGAGTTTGGACTTCACCGTCGTGATCGACAACGATGCGGATCCCGAACCGGACAAAGAATACAGCGTCGCAATCCATAACGCAGAGGTCAGCGGATCGGGTAGTGCGAAGATCAGCGAAATCCTGGTCACGTCGACGATCATTAACGACGACGTCGAATTGGATGACGGTGTACAAATCATCGGTGGTGGCGAACTGCCCGCTACAAACCCGGCGACCGGCGATGTCGATCCGACATCGATCGAAGTCAACCTGCTGCCGCAAGAGCAGTCGGAGCACACGGTGACGCTTTCGTTTGACGACGAGTACGCACCCACGGCAGATGTCGTGTTCATTGTCGACGAGTCTGGGTCGATGGACAAGGAGCATGATTGGATCGGCGATATGGTGACGTCATTGGATGCGTCGCTCAATGCTAACGGAGTGACCGGCAATCGATATGCGCTTGTCGGCTACTTGGAAGAGGGAACCCTCTTCTCCATGACGTCCGAACCGGTGATTGTGACGATCTATAGTCCGGATGGTATACAACTCGAAAGCCAGCAGTTGGCAATTGATTCGACAACCGGGCTAGTTGAAGGGAGCTTTACGCTGCCCGCGTCGGGAGATTACACGATCGTCGTCGATCATGCCGGCAGTACGAGCAGTTACGACTACAGCTTCGTGCTGGAAGATGCATCGTCTGTGGGAGGTTCGGCAGCGCTGGTGCTGGATGAATTGACCGCTGGGCAGATTCAAAATGACAGTGAAACACACGAGTACACATTCAGCCTCAGCGGTAGCGACACGCTGTATTTCGAGTCACTTACGACCGACACCGATTTGCGCTGGTCTTTGACAGGGCCGTCCGGTGCGGTCGTGACGGATCGCGACTTCGATGCGGGAGGTCTGAAGATTGACGGCGAGAGTGGCAGTTACACGCTGACCGTTGATGGTCCCACGGAGGCGACTGGGACCTATGCGTTTCGGTTGCTGGATCTGTCCGGCTCTTCCATCACGGCTGGGACACAGATCAACGGGACACTCGATCCGGCGACCGATTCGCTGGTGTATGAACTGTCGGCAACGGCAGGGGACCGGTATTACTTCAACAGCCAGAGTTCCAGTTTGCCCGCCGGAGCGCAGTGGCGATTGATTGATCCCTCGGGCACGGAACTGTTCTCGCAATCGCTTTCTGAGGATCACGACCCGCTGACGACCTCCTCGACTGGCACCTATTATCTGGTTGTTGATGGTGACGTGGCGGACACGGCTTCGACGCGGGCATTCAGCTTCACGGTCGAAAGTCTTGGCGCGACCTTATCGACGGCATTGTCGTTTGGCACGGGTTACAGCGGCTCAATTTCCAAAGTGGGTGAGGCGGATGAATACACGCTCACTTTGACCGGCGACGAACTATTGGCGTTCGATTCGCAGACCGATGATGGCGATTTGGCCTGGACTCTCAGCGAAGCGACGGCAGGGACGGTGATTGCGGACGTACCTCTGGATGCGTCTGATCTCGTTTTGCGATTGGGAACGGGGACGTATACGCTGTCGATCGATCCTCCTGGGGATGCGACCAGGGCTTATGATTTCCAAATCCTGGACCTTGCGTCAGCGACGTCGTTAACAGTCGATTCGACAGAGAGCGGCAACCTCAATCCGGCTAGCAGTTCAGCCGCCTATAAGTTCACAGCGGCAGCGGGGGATAAATATTCGTTTGATGCAATCTCCTGGGCTGGTTCAGCCGCGGCGCAGTGGCGGCTGATCGACCCGTTCGGTAATGAATTATTTAGTGCCGCGATTGGTGACGACGTGCCAACCCTGCACGTCCATGCAGCGGGAGATTACACGCTGTTGCTGGAAGGGGCGATCGATGATGCCACGAGCAACCCTGCGTTTTCGTTTGAGGTGGTGGATGAAGGGAGCGACACGTCCGATCCAGCGCCGCTAGCACTCAATCAAGTCGTCAGTGGCGAAATCAGCGCGTCGTTGGAAGAAGATGAATATACGTTCACGCTGGGATCAGCGGCACTAGTATCGTTCGATTCGCTGACCGGTCGCGACGATATGTACTGGTCGTTGGCCGATGGCGGCGGGACTATCGTCAACAGTCGCGCGTTGGATGCTTCGGACGCGTCGGGAGTCAGTAATGCAAATGCCGTGCTGAGCCTCTCGGCGGGGACCTATACGCTGACGATCGATGCCGACAGCGGGATCACGGGGGATTATGCGTTCGCGGTCTTGGACCTGTCGTCGGCAACAACGATCACAGCCGGGAGCGATGTGACGGGAGCGCTCGCCGCGTCGCATCGTACGGCAGTTTACGAATTCACGGCTGGTGCGGGTGATCAGTTTGGGTTTCAGTCGGGGAATTGGGTGCGAGTACAGGGTTGTTCGAATTGA